The genomic window TGGGATTTTGCATTTTCTgctaatttattttgttttagtctcgtgtagccagaccttcagactgacggtAGAAGGTCTGGATTCCATGGCAGCTTTCTTGCATGGACCGCCCAAGAGGCcgtctgactgacatgtaaagcaaccattacagtttgttttgttcagtgtcatgtttaggggcatgAAATGTAAAGttgatgtccctacaataacaaaTGGGCATGTAAAACTcttagacattttaaaatgtctattCCATGATGTAAAGTTCATGgtattgacattttaaaatatgtctaaGAGTTTTACATTTGACAAACCAGTGGTTAGTTGTTCATTATATTGTAAGTGCACACTCAAGGGCTAAAttcttccatgagggggtttggtGTCATGGCGGCtttgtttccaggcggaccGTTAAAGAGCGCAACACACACGTCTACCTgaaatcctgtagaattcaaccaaccaatGAAACTCCTGAGGTGTTTCCAATTTTGTGTGCCATATGCACATTTAGCTGAAGGTCTGTGGGTCTGAGGCTGAGATTAATTTTGTTTAGTACTATGTCATTCATATGTAATGTTACAACCctatttccagaaaagttgggacattttgtaaaatgcaataaaatcaagaatctgtgatttgttagttctatttaacctttatttaactgacaaaagttcaaagaaaatattttcaatgtTTCACTGACCAacttaattgtattttgtaaatataaacaaatttagattttgatggctgcaacacaAAATGAAAAGTTTATCCACTATGTCACATCACCTTGCcttttaattacaatttttaatcatttgggAACTGAGAATActaatttttgcagttttgaaAGTGGCATTTTTGCCTAATCTCACCTGAACAGTACATGGTCGTTATTGTCTAATTCTCTTTTTCATGACGGGCCATACATTTCAATAAGAGACAGATCTGCAGCTGCTGGTGGCTAGTCAAGCACATCCATTCTACGGTGTAGAATAGTGTCTTAAAAACCAATGTTGTAGCACATGCAAAATGAGGCCTGGCATTGTCTTGCTTCCCAGGAAAGATGTCATCTTGATGGCAGTATATGTCAGTATCTGTACAATCCCAGTATACATCTCCACCTCAATGGCACCTTCACACATATGCTGTTTGTACTCATGCACCCCCATTGCTTTTTCACCTGTCGCTGATTAAAGTCTGGATGGTCCCTTTCGTCTTTGGTACTGAGAactgtttttctattttttccaaaaaacaAGCTGAAATGTGGACTTATTTGaccttatttttttgtttgttttttatggaCCATAAGAGATGAGCTCAGGCCCAGAGAACTCGGCAGCATCTTTGCATTAAATCGATGTGTAGCTTCGATGTATAGCTCCTTGCGTGAAGGAAATTCAAGTTGCATTGCTTAATGAAGCGACAAACTGTAAGGTAAAGTGTTTTCCAAAGTACTTCTGAGTCCATGCGGCTTTATTTAACACAGTAGCATGATGGTTTCTCATGCATTGCCGTCTGAGGGCTTGAAGGTCACACACATTCAACAGAGGTTTCCTGCCTTGCCCTGCACAGACTGAGATTTCTCTTGATTCCCTGAATCAATTCACAATATTATGTATGCTATATGGTGAACAACCTAAAATTGTTACAGTCTTGCACTGAGAAACATAACTTTTGAATTGTTTGACAATCctcatgaaatttggcacaaagtGGAGAGCCTTGGTGATCTTTGTTACAAAGACTGAGATGCTCCTTTTATACCCttttatatattacaaaattgtcccaacttttctggaaatagGGTTGTACATCATACAGTTGTGATGTAATTTATGTACACAGCTTAAATATCATTGTTGTGCTTTATGTTACTGATCCTAGGAAGTCCACCTGCTTATATCATGGAAAATAACCCTAAGTCCATTGTACCCAAAACTGTGTTGAAGAATTCTCTTGTggaaaagaaagagaagaagCCTCCTGCAGCCAAGAAAGAGAAGAAGGCCCCTGCAACCAAGAAAGAGAAGAAGGCCCCTGCACCCAAGAAAGAGAAGAAGCCTCCTGCAACCAAGAAAGAGAAGAAGGCCCCTGCACCCAAGAAAGAGAAGAAGCCTCCTGGAGCCAAGAAAGAGAAGAAGGCCCCTGCACCCAAGAAAGAGAAGAAGCCTCCTGCAACCAAGAAAGAGAAGAAGGCCCCTGCACCCAAGAAAGAGAAGAAGCCTCCTGCAACCAAGAAAGAGAAGAAGGCCCCTGCACCCAAGAAAGAGAAGAAGCCTCCTGGAGCCAAGAAAGAGAAGAAGCCTCCTGCAGCCAAGAAAGAGAAGAAGCCTCCTGCAGCCAAGAAAGAGAAGAAGGCCCCTGCACCCAAGAAAGAGAAGAAGCCTCCTGGAGCCAAGAAAGAGAAGAAGCCTCCTGCAGCCAAGAAAGAGAAGAAGCCTCCTGCACCCAAGAAAGAGAAGAAGGGCCCTGCAACCAAGAAAGTGAAAAAGGCCCTTGCACCCAAGAAAGAGAAGAAGGCCCCTGCAACCAAGAAAGTGAAGAAGGCCTCTGCACCCAAGAAAGTGAAGCAGCCAGCTGGCCGAAAATGAGGGTATACAAAAATGCAGAGAAAAACGTTTTCtgattcattaaaacattttacaaaaactTCAGCATATGTTTTAAAAGCTCAGATACTACATAAATACGAATGCAAAGAATTCAGTGTTGCTATGCTTGAAATGATCATGCTGATCTTACTGaactttaactttatttttactgaatgtcttctgTCCATGTTACTCTAAGTAAACTTCTTTAAGTTCAAAGTGTGTTTTCAATGTTATACAAGTTTTTGTTGAGTCAGAGTAAGTGACATGGCTGAACAAAGTGAATAAATACAATGCAGAAAGGTCCCTTTATGCACTCCATATAGCTGATATGAGACAGACAATAATACTTCCTAAGAGTCTGCATGGATTGTGcgactgccgttgtcagagcgcgatcagacctcacgaatcaagtgatgaatgcagttggacatagtgatgtattagaggtaaaaaatgatataaatactgttcggtttctcgcacaaaccgatcgtttcgtgtctaaggacatcagtgtgtcgtcatgagccgcagggtttaatttggatttgtctgtcatgttttatttactcttatagtccaagttcccgctgacttgcattataccactgacagacagcagcggttgcagttaaaaatcatcaattgtgttctactgaagaaacaaagacacctacatcttggatgcgctgggggtaagcagataaacatcaaattttcatttttgggtgaactatccctttaagaatgtGAATGCAGTTGCAGACAAACTGCTTCAGaaacaaataattaatgaagaaataTATTCTGAAATCACACATCCTAATTCAACCAAAGAAGAAAGCATGAGAAAGATCGGTAACGCTTTAaattacagcccggaaagtactgcatAATTACAATGTATTTAAAGTGTAACTTCCGGTAATTATAGTGTACCTAtaaagtaagtacatgtaagtataggggaacaatatgtaaagtcttGGGAATAAAAGGGTaacaataacaaattatttatagtTTAAGTATTTTAGAACCGTACTTACTATTATGATAGACAACAATCACGTTTAGGAGCAATTTAGTGAGAACATACAATGCACAGTTTTTGTAATAATAgtgtacaaatatataaaggctttttttatatatatttacatggtAGGCTACATATcagtgcattttgtttttattgcaaaagtgcactgattaaagcggcactatgtaactttttttgcgAGCAAGTACATCATGAATCCGTGTTTTTGTTTAATCCTGAATCACTTCGGTACACCTATAATAGgtgtttatattctgactattttaGACCGGTCGGGTCGGCACTGCTGCGGAGTAACCCAGCacgtttttaaaacattctttCACAAACTATTTTTATCATTGTCTATATTATTCTACAATTGATATTACATTGTttttgctattattattattattattattattataccaatactattatattatacCACTTGAGATTATCAATCTATTATAGTTATGCTGTTATTATTGTCTATATTCTGTAAATGATACTACATATtctattgctattattattattatagtgttagagataaacagtttaggacccttgaaaccagatatgttgaataaagacccaGAGTCaaggttttaaaaaaataaatttaagaaaaatttaatgaagaatagtttgcagttttatcagcagaagccagcttcaggtctcacaaggagttcgtaggccgctccgcatacattcacattttcacaccaattatactctaacagagactactaactacgtcattactaAGGTAAAaaggattctgattggttaagaGAAGATAGACAAGATTAGAAGTTTTCAGATAGTCAGAAGCGTATCTCCAGGCATCAAGAATCTGACGAAGGACCCCTAGATTTAGGGACTGGATGCCCCTTTAAGGTCGTGAGATGGCGTCTCTCTGTCTCCAGCTCGAACTACCAATTGTCCAGACCTGCACAGATTATTAGCGCACATACacgattcacagcttcttcaaggctgaagttgatctgagctctgctctgagcaggaaactttccccaaaacatactgataacatgttcttttctcttagtgagaggtacagaggaaaatagaTGCTTTAACATGTATTGttaagtcattcaaataatttaacagaaatataaatgttgattaataacttaaaagatatatattgaagcggcagtggattccagaatccaccccttcaGTCCCCCCTTAAAAGGCCGATGTGAAGTCTTAAACATCACATCTGGTTTTAACAATTTAGGCCGCTTCAAAATTTAACATTGCTCACCCATGCTCCCCAGGCATGTTACAATTGTATAAAATAGACAATAGGTTTTCCCTCGAAGGGCTTAACTAGAACAGAATATTCTACAGAGCACATAGTGGATTATTGACCTGTAAGCACTGTTACTGCATTCCTGGCATGGGCCAGACCCTCAGTCACTCCTCAGATACTAAATACAGACATTGCCTGTAATCATAAACACCAGGATCTATACACTggtttttagaaaaaatataatttccaattcattatatattacaaGGTGATGGATCGTAAATCCACTCCTTTCACTATAGACATAGCATGTACCACCTTAATTGTAGAACAtcttttaaatctcttttttttaaacacctttaaaaatagaaataaaagaaaacaaatttacatGACCATAACCATTTCAATTATccttttcaataaaacatagaATTGTTACTTTTACTTAATACTCCTTTTGTTAAGATTTCTTTTCACAACAGATCCATTATAgcccacaaaaaaaacaatataaataaaaataaacataaacctAAACCTttcaatttcaaaacatttcgttaaaaacctttcatcaaaatgaaataatcatCAAAACATATAAATTTAGTTAGAGTAACAATTTCTTTGTCTTGACTGATATCTTTATCATGACATTCACTGTTAATAATACTCAATacctaattattattaatctgaAACTCAATTTTCACAACATTTCACAGTATTGAGACTGTCAAAAGTACAgcattcaaaataatttaataataattaagacTTCCTTTAAAGTCAGTTTTAAACTCAAGTTTCTTGTCCATTATAACTGCATAGGCTGACCAAAATCTtaatgaccaaaatcttaaccCTCTTCTTTGGCAGGGATCTTTTTCATTATTACTCACTGCACCAAAATTGTcataaacaaaaacacaaacggACAGATTTTCTTCCATAAcacttataaattatacaaatttgtactATAAGACATTATCAATTTCTTTAAAGCTGTTTTTGAAACAGTTTCCACTTATCTCACTATCAAGTAGTTAGTTTTCAGATGCAAAACATATCATCAATATGGTTTCTACTGTTTTGCAGAAccacaatattattttaaccAACTTCTACTACTAGGTTGGACTGACAGCCTTATAGCTGCTTTCTCCTTCAACCAttcttatataaattatatttcctTATATTTTAAtggatgaaaaataaaacttttatcaATTATATTCACTCCTCCTTTGTTTGCCCACTGGCCTTCCATAAATTTGAGGGGGTTCTCTGGATAATTTACTAGTGACTTAGCCAATGTGTCACTTTGTCTCTGCCGTCAAATCTTATAACATTTACGTTTATCATTCTGATCAAACAAAGAAGACAGTGTTTAAATTTAGACCCTCAGTTGAATTTAGACAAGGGTTTTTAACCCATGAACGGCAATCTTTAATTCCATAATtccaatttatataaatgttcttaaaaatactaatccagagaataattaaaatcaacatcatacatgacaaaagtcataattaccatTAGCAGACAGAGCTGGATATCCAATCCACTTAAAGCTTGTCCCATGTTCTGTATCGTCTGTTCATAAGATTCAATCCGAAATATCGGCTTGTCAAAATTTGTCATTTCACTTAACCCATCTGTAATGATAAAACACTCATTCCAGAGGTTAATGACATATACACACTGAGGACAGATTATTTCCCCAAACTAACACATACAAAACATAAAGTCCAGTCagcctcacacacactcacactagACACATGAATATGAACTGCTCATTGTCAATGTTTGCTTTTGGATTTAaatctaaaaacatatttgaactTAACAGTTTTCCTGTAGGTTTTACTCTTATTCAGTCTCAAAGTATGTCTCTTCACTATAATTTGTTATCAGAAAAGTCAGCTTGGTTGTTTTGGTTCTAAtctcattgttttatttaagctTTAGCAGGctgataacagacagacagagcacCATCCTTTTCCTCCACTCaagcagtctctctctcttactgcaCTAATAATCTTTTCAACAGAATCAAAAGTCTGTAACTTAGAcagaatttaatattaaattattatatggaAACCTTGGTCATTCACAAAggttaaaatgtacatatttaacTTTGAAATAAAAGCCATTACCACCATCTGAAATATGTTATGCTAGTAGCCATTTTTGTGGTTATCTTTAGTTTAAATGCTGAATGCACTTATCTGTCTCTTGACTCTTCAAAATCAGTCTTTATCTTTAACCACCACCATGTCTACGAATTATTCTCTGCCATGTCCAATGACCTGCAGGGGTAAAAACTATAATACAGACAATTAGTTCAAAATCAACACAGCCTCATGAATTCAGGGATTCGCAGTACTGTTGAATCTAAAACTTCTATACAGTCCTTGCCAATAGGGCAACCAACATCATGTTACTAAATGTTACTCTGGTCTCCCCAGAACTTACGGACAATCACCTCATGATCTCAGTCGGCTCTTGAAAGCTCATTCCCATCAGCTCTTTATCAATAATcttcttcttatataaatatttagaaCTTAGAGGTCCTACATTATTTAGTTATTCACATTCACAGTAGTGATGTGTTAATCACAAGATAACATACTTGAGACTGTTCAAATATTTCTCCATAcagtgaaacattctttcagaaCATTCAATCATCCCTATTTTCATCCTCTacttactttttatatatttttgtaaatcacgttttagatttattttcagtaattttatattaacctgtttttgtccaaacttattattatagttttccCTTCAAAAGAAATTCCTTTTGACCTTATTgttatctcttgttctttctcaGTTTCACAAGCTCTCAGACAGAGTGGAAGTCTCTTTTTTGTTTACAAAATTTGTGGCTATGGCCAAGTTTCCCACACTTGTGGCATTTTAACGGATGTTTACGGCATGAACGAGCCAAATGCCCTTTCCTACCACACTGGTAACATTCTATGTTATTTTGTAGATTTGTTTTAGCTTCAACCACAGCAGCAGATACTTTGCCTATATTTTGATCCTTATTAGCTTGTAAACGGCTCCAGCATACAGCACACCATTGAAGCAAGCATTCCCAGTTTGGAATGTGAACAGAGCCACTGATAAGCAGTTCTCTGTATACTTTGGACAATCCTCCTGTGGCAGATTCAATCACAATAGCCGAATCATAATCTTCATCATTATCATTGGCAGCACAGTAATTTTCTTAAGCTGCTCGGAAACGCTCAACATATTCTAAAGGGCTTTCACCAGGTTTTTGTTTGACTTGCGTTACACTTGTCCAGGGAAAGGATCCCCGACCCAAAATTTCTTTTACTTGTCTTTTATAGTCACTGTAAGCCATGCAATATTGTCCCCAAGTTACTGGGGCCCTAGGGCCAAACTCAATTCCCTGAACTCTACGTAATTTACTTGAGGGAACCAGACTTTCTACCAAAACCTGTACATCAGCTATGCCCAAATTTTGTTGCCTAGCAACTGCTTCTATTTTATCCCACAAGACTTTGTTTGggttaaacaatttaaaaggtTCAAATCCTGCAAGCAAACTGTTTTTCTCAGAGGCTGAGAGTCTAGTCCACTCTCCGAGCTCAAAAGCGGCTCCCACCTCTATGTTTCTCTCAACATTGTCAGAACGTCTGACTGGAGCAGCTGAGACAGTCCCCCTGGAAGTGACCACATTCAGTTCCATGGGGGTCAGATGGAGATTTCTGACTTCAGGACCTGTGTTAGGTTTTGCTTGCATGGTAGGAAGCTCTGGGGTTTCTGCATAAGTGTGAAGGGTATTTGCAGCAGCAACATTCGATAAACTGCACATCTCAGTGTAAGGGCTATCAGTCTGGTTCTCAGTCTGTGGGGTGGTGCCTGAAGTGGCAGCTGCCTGAACAGTCTGAGAAGAGAGCTCGGAAGCGGAGAGAGCAGACACACTCTGCAATAATTTACAGCTCATGGCTCTATCTGCTTTTTCACAAACTACTTCAAGTCCTTTACTCCAACTACTCAGATCAAACCCTACATCAATTCCTGtgatttcacatattttatcaCGTTGGGCAGTCAGACTGTACCATCCCTCAGTTACGTCTGGGATTTTCTTTTCAAGAGTTAAAGGTACACCACCCATTTTACAAATCCAAGAATAAGCACAAACAGCAAGAAATTTAAATCTTTCAGGCTCTTTCTTGGTCTGTAGCCAGTCAAGTTGttgaacaacattccaatcagaaTCAAAGCCCTGACTAACCATTTTCTTGATTAGCTCTGCATATTTCTTTGAAGTGAGAGCCTCAGAGCAAAGCTGCTTACAGCGTTTACTCCCTTCTGTGTCATCTGTATCAGGACTGATCAAGTTACTCCATTTGTCAGCCATATCTTAGTAAAAGTTAATACTCACCTGAACCGATGGAGGCGGCGATCTTTAAACAATACAGCTTTGGCTTCTGCTTGATGAAACTGCAAAGTATACTCCAAAATCACAGTTACATATACTGGTCCAATCCAATTAGTGTCACAATTTTATTGTTGTCGGGATCGTTCCTGATGCATCCGTGACCAACCAACCCTATCCCTATCTTTATTTTGTCGTATTTAACTAAAAGCTTCTATTCATGACTACTTGAATCTCTAAGCTCGGGGCGCCCCTGTCTGGAATTGGAGTCAGAGAGCTTTGGTTCGTGAGACACACTAGTAGTAACTTCTTTACAACCCCTTAATGGAGTGTAGTATCCCCACACTGTCTGCCTCTTATGGCTTCCAGTGTCTTTATCAACCCTTTAATACAGTACAGTATCCCAGCTTACTAGTGTCTTTCCTACCCCTTAATGGGGTGGGGTATCCACCACACTGTCTGCCTATTATGGCTTTCAGTGCTTTCCAACTCCTTAATGGAGTGTAGTTATCACCAACCGTCTGCCTCTTATGGCTTTCGGTAATACACCAGCCTGTATTCAAGGACCTGGTGTCCTACACTCACGTCTGAGTGCGTAAACCCACCGTCTCACTTCCCAATCCTCTCaactctttcaaccagacagccctaaccaataaataaataaatcttcctACCTTGTTTGTTGGTTAGTCAGGGATGTCACCAAAGAATGAATGCTCGCAATTCCTCCACCATAAACTGTTAGAgataaacagtttaggacccttgaaaccagatatgttgaataaagacccaGAGTCaaggttttaaaaaaataaatttaagaaaaatttaatgaagaatagtttgcagttttatcagcagaagccagcttcaggtctcacaaggagttcgtaggccgctccgcatacattcacattttcacaccaattatactctaacagagactactaactacgtcattactaAGGTAAAaaggattctgattggttaagaGAAGATAGACAAGATTAGAAGTTTTCAGATAGTCAGAAGCGTATCTCCAGGCATCAAGAATCTGATGAAGGACCCCTAGATTTAGGGACTGGATGTCCCTTTAAGGTCGTGAGATGGCGTCTCTCTGTCTCCAGCTCGAACTACCAATTGTCCAGACCTGCACAGATTATTAGCGCACATACacgattcacagcttcttcaaggctgaagttgatctgagctctgctctgagcaggaaactttccccaaaacatactgataacatgttcttttctcttagtgagaggtacagaggaaaatagaTGCTTTAACATGTATTGttaagtcattcaaataatttaacagaaatataaatgttgattaataacttaaaagatacatattgaagcggcagtggattccagaatccaccccttcaatagtattattatactatatgctattatcaatatattattatgatattatattattgtactTATACTATTATATAATTGTAGTTCATTACTATTTTATTGGCTGTATACTGTTTGTTTATTGACaatattatatactttattattgactatattattatattatatactacaTAAACTATTTCTTATATATAGTGTATAACAAACTATTTACTATTATCACTTTATCTTTATCACTTTATCATTGCACTGTAGTTGTATCATATAATATGGATCCATCAGTTATCTTTGTTGTTGTATGTTTTGGAGTATCTATCTGTAAATATCTGTATCATTTTAgtgttataaaaatacagaaagcagcctgtgtgatttgtatttgatgatttgtttcattttatcaATGGTGGTCAATTCTAAGTTCAAGAAAAGCTAAAATTGGGTTAAAGATAGAAATTGTCTTTTACACAGTAAGaaaactttatttcatttaatgtgaaaattattttagattttaagTAACTAGAACTTTTTGTACACCATGTACATTATAAACCATGTGAAATAAACCATGAAATCAGatgataaatgtaaaaaaaaattttatccAAATAAACTGCAGCTCGCCCGTTTACTTGCATTGGTTTACAGCACAGTCTTGCCCTGCACAATATGACTCATTGATCACAGCAACAGTCCAAAGAGGCCAATAGGGCGtctagtgtttattataatgtCAGGTTCAAATGACAATAGAGACTAGtctagaataaaggtaaaatatatgaaaaataaagtgtttttttttaaatgaaacattaagacatgttaaacagtgaaccacccctttaataaatAGGTGAATGTAATTTAAACCAACAAGTGCAGAGAGaaatgcatttatatattttatatagagtgggtacggaaagtattcagacccccttaaatttttcactctttgttatattgcagccatttgctaaaatcatttaaattcatggatgtacacacagcaccccatattgacagaaaaacacagaattgttgacattttttctgatatattaaaaaagaaaactgaaatatcacatggtcctaagtattcagaccctttgccgtgacactcatatatttaacttaggtggtgtccatttcttctgatcatccttgagatggttctacaccttcatttgagtccagctgtgtttgattatactgattggacttgattaggaaagccacacacctgtctatataagaccttacagctcacagtgcatgtcagagcaaatgagaatcatgaggtcaaaggagctcagagacagaattgtgggaaggcacagatctggccaaggttacaaaaaaaaattctgctgcacttaaggttcctaagagcacagtggcctccataatccttaaatggaagatgttttggacgaccagaacccttcctagagctggccgtccggccaaactgagctatcgggggagaagagccttggtgagagaggtaaagaagaacccaaagatcactgtggctgagctccagagatgcagtcgggagatgggagaaagttgtagaaagtcaaccatcactgcagccctccacctgTCGGGTCTTTATGGCAGAATGGCcagacggaagcctctcctcagtgcaagacacatgaagtttagtttgctaaaaaacacctgaaggactccaagatggtgagaaataagattctctggactgatgagaccaagatagaactctttggccttaattctaaacggtatgtgtggagaacaccaggcactgctcatcacctgtccaatacagtcccaacagtgaagcatggtggtggcagcatcatgctgtgggggtgtttttcagctgcagggacaggacgactgctTGCAATCGAGgaaaagatgaatgcggccaagtacagggatatcctggatgaaaaccttctccagagtgctcaggacctcagactgaagtcttctgaagtcaaaTCTTCAGTCTTTGGACACACCCATTTTGCCCACGTCTTAAGAATACCATTTCTGGAAACACCCAGAGACTGAACACATTTTGCAGGGAGTGCCTTACCGGG from Megalobrama amblycephala isolate DHTTF-2021 linkage group LG17, ASM1881202v1, whole genome shotgun sequence includes these protein-coding regions:
- the LOC125251626 gene encoding histone H1-II-like, with amino-acid sequence MSENNLEEKQRERCKEAKFLKKNEAALIQRVTSVMAIADELKSKDMLHGEKYDEISAKETDQGKMRKLFESVKAGNTVKIAFYELLEKHELPLFKQLGGVCRKHKLADPESPVPCKRLNTGSNEQDNLNFNNASTSAQRPAPVYNIENNIVNGSPPAYIMENNPKSIVPKTVLKNSLVEKKEKKPPAAKKEKKAPATKKEKKAPAPKKEKKPPATKKEKKAPAPKKEKKPPGAKKEKKAPAPKKEKKPPATKKEKKAPAPKKEKKPPATKKEKKAPAPKKEKKPPGAKKEKKPPAAKKEKKPPAAKKEKKAPAPKKEKKPPGAKKEKKPPAAKKEKKPPAPKKEKKGPATKKVKKALAPKKEKKAPATKKVKKASAPKKVKQPAGRK